In the Thermodesulfobacteriota bacterium genome, ACCGTCTTCGAAACGGCCCCATGCTCCTCCGTGCCCGTCTGCAGCAGAAACCGGATCTCCTTACCCGCCCGCTTCCCGATCCGGGCCATCTCCACTACGCGCGCGTTGATCGTGCGGGCCCCCCGCGAACCTCCCAGCACCAGCACCGTGAACGGTTCCTCGGGCGGCCACTCCTTCGCGCGCTCCCGCGCCTCGGCGATGATCTCCGTCCGCACCGGGTTCCCCGTGACCTCCGTCTTCCCCCGCGGGAAGAACCGGACGGCCCCCTCGAACCCCGCGAACACCCGGACGGCGACCTTCGCCAGGAGCCGGTTCACGCGCCCCGGCACGCTGTTCTGCTCCTGCAGGAACAGCGGGATCCGCAGGAGCGCCGCCGCCGCCCCCACCGGCGCCGAGGCGTATCCTCCGACCCCGAACACCAGGTCCGGGCGCCGGCGGCGAAGAAGCGCCACGGCCGCCGGGACGCCGGCCGCGATCCTCACGAGGCCGGGCACGGCCCGGACCCCCCTTCCCGACACCTGGCCGGAGGGGACGAAATCGATCCCGAATCCCCGCGCCGGGACCGCCCGCGCCTCGAGGCCTCCCTCCGTCCCGACGAAGGTGACGGTCCCGCCGGGGACGAGGGAGAGGAACGCCTCAGCAAGGGCGATCCCCGGAAAAACGTGCCCGCCGGTCCCTCCCCCGGCGACGATCATTCTCAGCGACAAATGCTT is a window encoding:
- a CDS encoding UDP-N-acetylglucosamine--N-acetylmuramyl-(pentapeptide) pyrophosphoryl-undecaprenol N-acetylglucosamine transferase, producing MSLRMIVAGGGTGGHVFPGIALAEAFLSLVPGGTVTFVGTEGGLEARAVPARGFGIDFVPSGQVSGRGVRAVPGLVRIAAGVPAAVALLRRRRPDLVFGVGGYASAPVGAAAALLRIPLFLQEQNSVPGRVNRLLAKVAVRVFAGFEGAVRFFPRGKTEVTGNPVRTEIIAEARERAKEWPPEEPFTVLVLGGSRGARTINARVVEMARIGKRAGKEIRFLLQTGTEEHGAVSKTVRDEELRIEPFAFTERIGDLFPRCHAVLMRAGALSISEAALFGRPCVLLPYPYAADDHQAGNAREFCAAGAGTWMAEGEATAETLRASLWSLAGNREAREKARAASVSFSRPDAAFDAVRRALALSGKAA